One Myxococcus guangdongensis DNA segment encodes these proteins:
- a CDS encoding phosphotransferase enzyme family protein, with amino-acid sequence MTADRPDSWPDEERCARVLHEHHGLEISALEPLPAGLDSDARVLKVTTRRGSPWFLKLRRRWSDARLRLAWHLHHREGVREVSAPMSSLSGELAPRAEDVAWTLYPFIDAPSGLERPPAPEHWKRLGQALRRIHEARLPPELHAALPEPDAPPLAAARARHEALLSGALTTEATQSLVDAWTRHAGRIATVLQRAAVLAGNARGAGEQTVPCHADLHAGNLLVGDDALTVVDWDSATRGPREVDLMFIGAGVGGIGTRDEEVAAFKTGYGDVAVDPRRLCACRHERIVVDLLELSDLLLGEGGDASERARWLGDFTAQFDEDNVVARAEQSWATL; translated from the coding sequence ATGACCGCCGACCGCCCCGACTCCTGGCCCGACGAGGAACGCTGCGCCCGGGTGCTCCATGAGCACCATGGCCTCGAAATCTCGGCGCTCGAGCCGCTCCCTGCGGGCCTGGATTCGGACGCACGGGTGCTGAAGGTCACCACCCGACGGGGCTCGCCCTGGTTCCTCAAGCTGCGGCGGCGGTGGTCGGACGCTCGGCTCCGGCTGGCGTGGCACCTCCACCACCGAGAAGGCGTGCGGGAGGTCTCCGCCCCCATGTCGTCGCTGAGCGGGGAGCTGGCGCCGCGCGCCGAGGACGTGGCCTGGACGCTCTACCCCTTCATCGATGCGCCGAGCGGCCTCGAGCGACCGCCGGCCCCCGAGCACTGGAAGCGTCTGGGCCAGGCCCTGCGACGCATCCACGAGGCGCGCCTGCCTCCGGAGCTGCACGCGGCCCTCCCGGAGCCGGACGCACCGCCGCTCGCGGCCGCGCGGGCCCGGCACGAGGCGCTGCTGAGCGGCGCGCTCACCACCGAGGCCACCCAGTCCCTGGTCGACGCGTGGACCCGACATGCGGGCCGCATCGCGACGGTGCTCCAGCGCGCGGCCGTGCTCGCGGGGAACGCCCGAGGCGCCGGGGAGCAAACCGTGCCGTGCCACGCGGACCTGCACGCGGGGAACCTGCTCGTGGGCGACGACGCGCTCACCGTCGTCGACTGGGACTCCGCGACGCGGGGGCCTCGGGAAGTGGACCTCATGTTCATCGGCGCGGGCGTGGGAGGGATTGGCACCCGCGACGAGGAGGTGGCCGCGTTCAAGACCGGCTACGGGGACGTGGCGGTGGACCCGCGGCGGCTGTGCGCCTGTCGCCACGAGCGCATCGTCGTCGACCTGCTGGAGCTGAGCGACTTGCTGCTCGGCGAAGGCGGTGACGCGTCCGAGCGGGCGCGCTGGCTCGGGGACTTCACCGCGCAGTTCGACGAGGACAACGTCGTCGCCAGGGCCGAGCAGTCCTGGGCGACGCTGTGA
- a CDS encoding SRPBCC family protein, which translates to MSTPVTHRTFTLERTYPADAARVFKALSDPKKKRRWFAEGEGFVVDSYTLDFKVGGFERTHFRFGDGPPMTNDNVYLDIVENERLVFAYAMTVGGAPLSSSLASMELVPSGSGTLLRFTETTAFLDGKDGSADRKEGTRELLEALARELEQHG; encoded by the coding sequence ATGAGCACACCCGTCACCCACAGGACCTTCACCCTCGAGCGCACGTACCCCGCCGACGCCGCGCGGGTCTTCAAGGCGCTGTCGGACCCGAAGAAGAAGCGCCGCTGGTTCGCGGAGGGCGAGGGCTTCGTCGTCGACAGCTACACGCTGGACTTCAAGGTGGGCGGCTTCGAGCGCACGCACTTCCGCTTCGGCGACGGGCCTCCCATGACGAACGACAACGTCTACCTGGACATCGTCGAGAACGAGCGCCTCGTCTTCGCCTACGCGATGACCGTCGGCGGCGCGCCGCTGTCGTCCTCGCTGGCTTCGATGGAGCTGGTGCCCTCGGGCTCCGGGACGCTCCTGCGCTTCACGGAGACCACCGCCTTCCTGGACGGCAAGGACGGCTCGGCGGACCGCAAGGAAGGCACCCGCGAGCTGCTCGAGGCGCTGGCCCGGGAGCTCGAGCAGCACGGCTGA
- a CDS encoding PaaI family thioesterase: MATLRELSDFITAEFPQTRVRVLEVGNRSATVAHEVGPGELRPGGTVSGPVLMATADVALYVALLGEIGIVPLAVTTSLSFNFMRKPSADRRIIGVCTLLKVGRSLAVGEVSLYSEGLPEPVAHAVGTYAIPPAAHGGSRP; this comes from the coding sequence ATGGCGACCCTGCGTGAGCTCTCGGACTTCATCACCGCCGAATTCCCCCAGACGCGTGTGAGGGTCCTCGAGGTGGGGAACCGGAGCGCCACCGTCGCGCACGAGGTGGGCCCTGGAGAGCTGCGGCCCGGTGGCACGGTGTCGGGCCCGGTGCTGATGGCCACCGCGGACGTGGCGCTCTACGTGGCCCTGCTGGGCGAGATTGGCATCGTCCCGCTCGCCGTGACGACGAGCCTGAGCTTCAACTTCATGCGCAAGCCCTCCGCGGACCGCCGCATCATCGGCGTGTGCACCTTGCTGAAGGTGGGGCGGAGCCTCGCGGTGGGCGAGGTGTCGCTGTATTCGGAGGGCCTCCCGGAGCCCGTGGCCCATGCGGTGGGGACGTATGCCATTCCCCCTGCCGCGCACGGTGGCTCAAGGCCCTGA
- a CDS encoding ester cyclase, which produces MTLSTQDAARRLYRRLEEAIHSGDFDVVDDVIQQDAVDHHPDPDMTPGREGIKQGFAGLRAAFPDIRFELEDLVAEGDKVACRITARATHLGPFMGFAPTGLPVSYTLLDLLRFSPEGRLVERWGLVEEGHLRQQLARPPR; this is translated from the coding sequence ATGACCCTCTCCACCCAGGACGCCGCGCGCAGGCTCTACCGCCGACTCGAAGAGGCCATCCACTCCGGCGACTTCGACGTCGTCGATGACGTCATCCAGCAGGACGCCGTCGACCACCACCCGGACCCCGACATGACGCCGGGGCGCGAGGGAATCAAACAGGGGTTCGCCGGCCTGCGGGCCGCGTTCCCCGACATCCGCTTCGAACTCGAGGACCTGGTCGCCGAGGGGGACAAGGTCGCCTGTCGAATCACCGCCCGGGCGACGCACCTGGGGCCATTCATGGGCTTCGCTCCGACGGGGCTGCCGGTGAGCTACACCCTGCTGGACCTGCTGCGCTTCTCTCCCGAGGGGCGGCTGGTCGAGCGATGGGGGCTGGTAGAGGAGGGCCACCTGCGCCAGCAACTTGCGCGGCCGCCTCGCTGA
- a CDS encoding aminoglycoside phosphotransferase family protein, protein MFDEFLHRWSLTPDGAPIVTPGARLLPVRRHEAPAMLKLALDAEEQQGARVMTWWAGDGAARVLAAEGLALLLERAEGRGSLTEMARGGQDDEACRILCAVADRLHAPRPAPPPEDLIPLSRWFEPLALAAATHGGVFTRSDHAAREVLATPAPAVVLHGDLHHDNVLDFGARGWLAIDPKRLVGARGFDFANIFTNPDMANPELPLAVLPEVFHRRVEVVAEASGMERGLLLRWVLAWTGLSAAWLVEEGGDATVDLRVAALAAAALGR, encoded by the coding sequence ATGTTCGACGAATTCCTACACCGCTGGTCCCTGACTCCGGATGGCGCGCCCATCGTCACCCCGGGTGCGCGTCTGCTCCCGGTGCGCCGACATGAAGCGCCCGCGATGCTCAAGCTCGCGCTGGACGCGGAGGAGCAACAGGGCGCCCGGGTGATGACGTGGTGGGCGGGAGACGGCGCCGCGCGCGTGCTGGCGGCGGAGGGCCTCGCGCTGCTGCTGGAGCGCGCGGAGGGACGAGGCTCGCTCACCGAGATGGCGCGGGGCGGCCAGGACGACGAGGCGTGCCGCATCCTCTGCGCCGTCGCGGACCGGTTGCACGCGCCTCGCCCGGCGCCACCTCCCGAGGACCTGATTCCGCTGTCGCGCTGGTTCGAGCCCCTGGCGCTCGCGGCCGCCACGCACGGGGGCGTGTTCACCCGCTCGGACCACGCCGCGCGCGAGGTGCTCGCGACGCCGGCGCCGGCCGTCGTGCTGCACGGGGACCTGCACCACGACAACGTCCTGGACTTCGGCGCGCGAGGCTGGCTGGCCATCGACCCGAAGCGCCTGGTGGGCGCGCGCGGCTTCGACTTCGCCAACATCTTCACCAACCCGGACATGGCCAACCCGGAGCTGCCCCTGGCGGTGCTTCCGGAGGTCTTCCATCGCCGCGTGGAGGTGGTGGCCGAGGCCTCGGGGATGGAGCGCGGGCTGCTGCTTCGCTGGGTGCTCGCGTGGACGGGGCTGTCCGCGGCCTGGTTGGTGGAGGAGGGAGGGGACGCGACGGTGGACCTGCGCGTCGCGGCGTTGGCGGCGGCCGCGCTGGGGCGTTGA
- a CDS encoding type I polyketide synthase translates to MDTGGQELQGIALIGMAGRFPGAESALQLWENLIGGVESISRFRDEELLAAGVPAEVLRNPAYVRAKGVIADADCFDAGFFDFSPREAQLLDPQQRVFLESAWAAFEDAGYDPTRLTGMPVGVFGGVGLNSYLYTHLARPGVPVPLEEFFAAFISNDKDFLSTRVSYKLNLRGPSLTVQTACSTSLVAVHLACQSLLSFESDMALAGGAAVTLPLRTGYLHNPNFILSKDGSTRTFDARAGGTVFSHGVGAVVLKRLEDAVRDGDAIYAVIKGSAVNNDGASKVGYTAPSVDSQAEVIRTAYTLADVDPASVAYVEAHGTATPMGDPIEVAALTRAFASEGPRDTPFLLGSVKSNLGHTDAAAGVAGLMKVALSLRHGAIPPSLHFEKPNPHLDLESGNFRVVTEPTPWPELGAPRRAGVSAFGIGGTNAHVVLEEAPSQASTPASQGEQLLVLSARTPEALERARLRLAEHLRREPSVDLGDVAFTLAVGRKLLPFRASLVAADSAQAAGALEARLPVEPVAARQTPVAFLFPGQGSQYASMGRGLYETEPEYRDTVDRCAALLRPHLGLDLREVLHAEAGDAATERLARTELTQPSLFVVEYALARLLMSRGVEPSAMLGHSVGEWVAACLAGVFPLEDGLRLIALRGKLMQALPPGKMLSVPLPREEVRGLLNERLSLAAVNGPASCVVAGHPEAVDALAATLSGRGVQARALRTSHAFHSYMVDDALAAFRRVVEQVTLSAPRIPFVSNLTGRFITPAEATSPDYWVRHMREAVEFARGVGTLLREERVLLEVGPGNGLGALARMLPEKGATATILSTMRHPKAAAHDGRVLLETLGRLWEAGGALELAALWREQPRRRVHLPTYPFERQRHWVEAPSEGPVAAARDAHEGLFHVTTWAQLPRSSPRPRVEGERWLLFLDDSELARETLSKLDLGAAFVTRVESGDAFERREDGLYRLRPGSREDHQRLVEALAATGRLPDRVVHAWSVTGPSEASLTPSTLAHAQERGLFSLLWLAQALGERGGGRPVALVAVADGVHAVLEGERERPEKATLLGACRGISLEVPGLTCRLVDVAVTPSEALARALVDELRAEESAGVVSLRGAQRWAPRVSPVTLPAKDVSGAESPLPGRTWLITGGLGGMGLVFAEHLARTRQARLVLLGRTVPRADMGALQGEERERMEKLAELERLGAEVLPLAVDVGDEAQLASALARARECFGRIEGVLHAAGVPGGGALQLQTREQVEAVFRPKVLGALHLGRLLAADPPDTFVLCSSVTSLRGEPGQVAYAAANAFLDGYAHLLRSTGLRAVSIGWDTWGEAGMAVAALRGSGARSTRGLLPGHPLLGMRRVEGEDILYTQVMAPELQWVLDEHRVLGQPLMPGTGYLEMVVSALTAERPGTAVELSDVVFVTPLTVMPGERREVRLVLSPSGERLRFRVQSRPASSLEEVWQEHTLGTARWTQGAARVHPLVPVESRCTDALESAQSLMGDAGEHHIFFGPRWTTVDSRLFFGGRELLATFSLSEAYREELGVYHFHPALLDVVTGYSRLLELREKGTAGAAAQGLFLPLTYRRLSVHGPVPARVRVHTRWRQDTEDAASLRVFDITLLDEQGSVVVDVEGFTLKRLDDMHQTFSAPTVEAARSVAAPERLTLPGALTNQEGVEALSRIIAGFEGAHLYVSREPLKSRASQRAESPVSRKQGAKAPRPAQRTAYAAPRDEVETQVCEALAELLGVEAVGIHDNFYDLGLNSLLMVQLSARLRERLDVQLSLNALLEHSSAAQIGAQVSATRPSSASAPAAPSEPALPAGVVRLQRGVPGRTPLFCIHPAGGSVFGFLPLVRHLDKEQPVFGIQARGVEGEVPPDTCIEDMALHYLALVRGLQPEGPYLFCGSSMGGTVAFDMARRLTALGQRVDLLAMLDTPSDDGGTVRHSEPVTDDFVLDYVKKLSPEMSDAFVRMNAENGGSFLRLWRAHNEALLRYAAEPVDTRILYFRARVRDHLIPRHPEYGWIGKARGGIEIHEVEGNHLTMSLEPHVARLASLLRERLAS, encoded by the coding sequence ATGGATACAGGGGGCCAGGAGTTGCAAGGCATTGCCTTGATTGGCATGGCGGGGCGCTTTCCGGGGGCAGAGAGCGCTCTTCAACTGTGGGAAAATCTCATCGGTGGAGTCGAATCCATCTCGCGGTTTCGTGATGAGGAGTTGTTGGCGGCGGGAGTGCCGGCGGAGGTGTTGCGCAATCCGGCCTACGTGCGCGCCAAGGGTGTCATCGCGGACGCGGACTGCTTCGACGCGGGCTTCTTCGACTTCAGTCCGAGGGAGGCGCAGCTCCTGGACCCGCAGCAGCGGGTGTTCCTGGAGAGCGCGTGGGCCGCGTTCGAGGACGCGGGCTATGACCCGACCCGTCTGACGGGGATGCCGGTGGGCGTCTTCGGTGGGGTGGGGCTCAACAGCTACCTCTATACGCACCTGGCGCGTCCGGGTGTGCCGGTGCCACTCGAGGAGTTCTTCGCGGCCTTCATCTCCAACGACAAGGACTTCCTGTCCACGCGGGTCTCCTACAAGTTGAACCTGCGCGGCCCGAGCCTCACGGTGCAGACGGCGTGCTCCACGTCGCTGGTGGCCGTGCACCTGGCCTGTCAGAGCCTCCTGAGCTTCGAGTCGGACATGGCGCTCGCGGGCGGCGCGGCCGTCACGCTGCCGTTGCGCACGGGCTACCTTCACAACCCGAACTTCATCCTGTCGAAGGACGGCTCCACGCGGACGTTCGACGCGCGGGCGGGCGGCACCGTCTTCAGTCACGGCGTGGGCGCGGTGGTGCTCAAGCGGTTGGAGGACGCCGTGCGGGATGGCGACGCCATCTACGCGGTCATCAAGGGCAGCGCCGTCAACAACGATGGCGCGTCGAAGGTGGGCTACACCGCGCCGAGCGTGGACTCGCAGGCGGAGGTGATTCGCACCGCGTACACGCTGGCGGACGTGGACCCCGCGAGCGTGGCGTACGTGGAGGCGCACGGCACCGCGACGCCCATGGGGGACCCCATCGAGGTCGCCGCGCTGACGCGGGCCTTCGCCTCGGAGGGGCCGCGCGACACGCCGTTCCTGCTGGGCTCGGTGAAGTCGAACCTGGGTCACACCGACGCGGCGGCGGGGGTCGCCGGGTTGATGAAGGTGGCGCTCTCGCTGCGCCATGGCGCCATCCCTCCGTCGCTGCACTTCGAGAAGCCCAACCCGCATCTGGACCTGGAGTCGGGCAACTTCCGCGTCGTCACCGAGCCCACGCCGTGGCCCGAGCTGGGGGCGCCCCGGCGCGCCGGGGTGAGCGCGTTCGGCATCGGCGGCACCAACGCCCACGTGGTGCTGGAGGAGGCTCCGTCCCAGGCGTCCACGCCGGCGAGCCAGGGCGAACAGCTCCTGGTGCTGTCCGCGCGCACGCCGGAGGCGCTGGAGCGCGCGCGGCTGCGGCTGGCCGAGCACCTGCGTCGGGAGCCCTCGGTGGACCTGGGGGACGTGGCCTTCACGCTGGCGGTGGGCCGCAAGCTCCTGCCGTTCCGCGCCTCGCTGGTCGCGGCGGACTCGGCCCAGGCGGCCGGGGCGCTGGAGGCGAGGCTGCCGGTGGAGCCGGTGGCGGCGCGGCAGACGCCGGTGGCGTTCCTGTTTCCGGGGCAGGGCTCTCAGTACGCGTCCATGGGGCGCGGGCTGTACGAGACGGAGCCGGAGTACCGCGACACGGTGGACCGGTGCGCGGCGCTGCTCCGGCCGCACCTGGGGTTGGACCTGCGCGAGGTGCTCCACGCGGAGGCGGGTGACGCGGCGACGGAGCGACTGGCGCGCACGGAGCTGACGCAGCCCTCGCTCTTCGTCGTCGAGTACGCGCTGGCGCGGCTGCTCATGTCCCGAGGGGTGGAGCCCTCGGCGATGCTCGGCCACAGCGTGGGGGAGTGGGTGGCCGCGTGCCTGGCGGGCGTCTTCCCGCTGGAGGACGGGCTGCGGCTCATCGCCCTGCGCGGCAAGCTGATGCAGGCGCTGCCGCCGGGGAAGATGCTCTCGGTGCCGCTGCCTCGCGAAGAGGTGCGGGGCCTGTTGAACGAGCGGCTGTCGCTGGCCGCGGTGAACGGCCCGGCCTCCTGCGTGGTGGCGGGTCACCCCGAGGCGGTGGACGCGCTGGCGGCGACGCTGTCGGGCCGCGGCGTCCAGGCGCGCGCGCTGCGCACCTCGCACGCGTTCCACTCGTACATGGTGGATGACGCGCTGGCGGCGTTCCGTCGGGTGGTGGAGCAGGTGACGCTGTCCGCGCCGCGCATCCCGTTCGTCTCCAACCTCACCGGGCGCTTCATCACCCCCGCCGAGGCCACGTCGCCTGACTACTGGGTGCGCCACATGCGCGAGGCGGTGGAGTTCGCCCGGGGCGTGGGCACGCTGCTTCGCGAGGAGCGTGTGTTGTTGGAGGTGGGGCCGGGCAACGGGCTCGGCGCGCTGGCGCGGATGCTCCCCGAGAAGGGCGCCACGGCGACCATCCTGTCGACGATGCGCCACCCGAAGGCCGCGGCCCATGACGGCCGGGTGCTGCTGGAGACGTTGGGGCGACTGTGGGAGGCCGGTGGCGCGCTGGAGCTCGCGGCCCTGTGGCGCGAGCAGCCTCGTCGCCGCGTCCATCTGCCGACGTATCCCTTCGAGCGTCAGCGCCACTGGGTGGAGGCTCCTTCGGAGGGGCCGGTCGCCGCCGCGCGCGATGCGCACGAGGGCCTGTTCCACGTCACCACGTGGGCCCAGCTGCCGCGCTCGTCGCCGCGTCCCCGCGTCGAGGGGGAGCGGTGGCTCCTGTTCCTGGATGACTCGGAGCTCGCGCGGGAGACGCTCTCGAAGCTGGACCTCGGGGCGGCCTTCGTCACGCGCGTGGAGTCGGGGGACGCGTTCGAGCGGCGGGAGGACGGGTTGTATCGCCTGCGCCCTGGCAGCCGTGAGGACCACCAGCGGCTGGTGGAGGCGCTGGCGGCGACGGGCCGGCTCCCGGACCGCGTGGTGCATGCCTGGAGCGTGACGGGGCCCTCGGAGGCCTCCCTCACGCCCTCGACGCTGGCGCACGCGCAGGAGCGGGGGCTCTTCAGCCTGTTGTGGCTGGCACAGGCGCTCGGTGAGCGCGGCGGCGGGCGGCCCGTGGCGCTGGTGGCCGTTGCCGATGGCGTCCATGCGGTCCTGGAGGGCGAGCGCGAGCGGCCGGAGAAGGCGACGCTGCTGGGCGCGTGCCGGGGCATCTCGCTGGAGGTGCCCGGGCTGACGTGCCGGCTGGTGGATGTGGCCGTGACGCCCTCGGAGGCGCTGGCGCGGGCGTTGGTGGACGAGCTGCGCGCCGAGGAGTCCGCGGGCGTGGTGTCCCTGCGCGGGGCGCAGCGCTGGGCTCCGCGCGTCTCGCCGGTGACGTTGCCGGCGAAGGACGTCTCGGGGGCGGAGTCGCCGCTGCCCGGGCGCACGTGGCTCATCACCGGCGGGCTCGGCGGCATGGGGCTCGTCTTCGCGGAGCACCTGGCGCGCACGCGGCAGGCGCGGCTGGTGCTGCTGGGGCGCACGGTGCCTCGCGCTGATATGGGCGCGCTCCAGGGCGAAGAGCGCGAGCGGATGGAGAAGCTCGCGGAGCTGGAGCGACTGGGGGCCGAGGTGCTGCCCCTGGCGGTGGACGTGGGCGACGAGGCCCAGCTCGCCTCCGCGCTGGCGAGAGCCCGGGAGTGCTTCGGTCGCATCGAGGGGGTCCTCCACGCGGCGGGTGTGCCGGGAGGGGGCGCGCTCCAGCTCCAGACGCGTGAGCAGGTGGAGGCCGTCTTCCGGCCGAAGGTGCTCGGTGCGCTGCACCTGGGGCGGCTGTTGGCGGCGGACCCTCCGGACACCTTCGTCCTGTGCTCCTCCGTGACGAGCCTGCGCGGCGAGCCGGGGCAGGTGGCCTACGCGGCCGCGAATGCCTTCCTGGATGGCTACGCCCACCTGCTGCGCTCCACGGGGCTGCGCGCCGTGTCCATCGGCTGGGACACGTGGGGCGAGGCGGGCATGGCCGTGGCGGCGCTGCGTGGCTCGGGGGCTCGCTCGACGCGGGGGCTCCTGCCGGGACATCCGCTGCTGGGCATGCGCCGCGTGGAGGGCGAGGACATCCTCTACACGCAGGTGATGGCGCCCGAGCTGCAGTGGGTGCTCGATGAGCACCGGGTGCTGGGTCAGCCGTTGATGCCCGGCACGGGCTACCTGGAGATGGTCGTCTCCGCGCTCACCGCGGAGCGCCCCGGCACGGCGGTGGAGTTGAGCGACGTCGTCTTCGTGACGCCGCTCACGGTGATGCCGGGGGAGCGCCGCGAGGTGCGGCTGGTGCTGAGTCCTTCGGGCGAGCGCCTTCGCTTCCGCGTCCAGAGTCGCCCCGCCTCCTCGCTGGAGGAGGTGTGGCAGGAGCACACGCTGGGCACCGCGCGTTGGACGCAGGGCGCCGCTCGGGTCCACCCGCTGGTGCCGGTGGAGTCCCGGTGCACCGATGCCCTGGAGTCCGCGCAGTCGCTGATGGGGGACGCCGGCGAGCACCACATCTTCTTCGGCCCTCGCTGGACGACGGTGGACTCGCGGCTGTTCTTCGGCGGGCGGGAGCTGCTGGCGACCTTCTCGCTGTCGGAGGCGTACCGGGAGGAGCTGGGCGTCTACCACTTCCACCCCGCGCTCCTCGACGTGGTGACGGGGTACTCGCGCCTCTTGGAGCTGCGCGAGAAGGGCACGGCGGGCGCCGCGGCCCAGGGGCTCTTCCTGCCGCTGACCTACCGCCGACTGAGCGTTCACGGGCCCGTCCCAGCGCGCGTGCGCGTGCACACGCGGTGGCGGCAGGACACCGAGGACGCGGCGTCGCTGCGTGTGTTCGACATCACCCTGCTGGACGAGCAGGGCTCCGTGGTCGTGGACGTGGAGGGCTTCACCCTCAAGCGGCTCGATGACATGCACCAGACGTTCTCCGCGCCGACGGTCGAAGCCGCGAGGAGCGTCGCCGCACCCGAGCGCCTCACGCTGCCCGGCGCGCTGACCAACCAGGAGGGCGTCGAGGCCCTCTCGCGAATCATCGCGGGCTTCGAGGGGGCGCACCTCTACGTGTCCCGCGAGCCCCTGAAGTCCCGCGCCTCCCAGCGCGCCGAGAGCCCCGTCTCCCGGAAGCAGGGCGCGAAGGCTCCGCGTCCCGCGCAGCGCACGGCCTACGCGGCGCCGCGCGACGAGGTGGAGACGCAGGTGTGCGAGGCGCTGGCGGAGCTCCTGGGCGTGGAGGCCGTGGGCATCCACGACAACTTCTACGACCTGGGCCTCAACTCGCTCCTGATGGTGCAGTTGAGCGCGCGGCTGCGAGAGCGGCTCGACGTGCAGCTGTCGCTCAACGCGCTGTTGGAGCACTCCTCCGCCGCGCAGATTGGCGCGCAGGTGTCCGCCACCCGGCCCTCGTCGGCCTCGGCTCCCGCGGCGCCGAGCGAGCCCGCGCTGCCCGCCGGCGTGGTGCGCTTGCAGCGAGGCGTGCCTGGACGCACGCCGCTGTTCTGCATCCACCCCGCGGGCGGCTCGGTGTTCGGCTTCCTGCCGCTGGTGCGTCACCTGGACAAGGAGCAGCCGGTGTTCGGCATCCAGGCGCGCGGCGTGGAGGGCGAGGTTCCGCCCGACACCTGCATCGAGGACATGGCGCTGCACTACCTGGCGCTGGTGCGCGGCCTGCAGCCCGAGGGGCCCTACCTGTTCTGCGGCTCCTCCATGGGCGGCACCGTGGCCTTCGACATGGCCCGGAGGCTGACGGCGCTGGGCCAGCGCGTGGACCTGCTGGCGATGCTCGACACGCCCTCGGATGACGGCGGCACGGTGCGCCACTCGGAGCCGGTGACGGACGACTTCGTCCTCGACTACGTGAAGAAGCTCTCGCCGGAGATGTCCGACGCCTTCGTCCGGATGAACGCGGAGAACGGCGGCAGCTTCCTGCGCCTGTGGCGCGCGCACAACGAGGCCCTGCTGCGCTACGCGGCCGAGCCGGTCGACACTCGCATCCTCTATTTCCGGGCCCGTGTCCGGGACCACCTCATCCCCCGCCATCCGGAGTACGGCTGGATTGGGAAGGCCCGAGGCGGCATCGAAATCCACGAGGTGGAAGGCAATCACCTCACCATGAGTCTGGAGCCTCACGTCGCGAGACTCGCCTCGCTGCTTCGCGAGCGCCTCGCGTCCTGA
- a CDS encoding ArsR/SmtB family transcription factor, whose protein sequence is MLQHSSLDQVFHALADPTRRAMVERLTSGSVSVSELAAPFAMSLSAVGQHIQLLEASGLVRTTKEGRVRTVALVPSTLASAEDWFKSHRARWAQRLDALGALLEEPEENAVPTPPRRKR, encoded by the coding sequence ATGCTTCAGCATTCATCCCTGGACCAGGTCTTCCATGCGTTGGCGGACCCGACACGGCGCGCGATGGTCGAGCGCCTCACGTCGGGGTCCGTGTCGGTCAGCGAGCTGGCGGCGCCGTTCGCCATGTCGCTGTCGGCCGTCGGCCAGCACATCCAGTTGTTGGAGGCGAGCGGGCTGGTGCGCACCACCAAGGAGGGGCGCGTCCGCACCGTGGCGCTGGTGCCCTCGACGCTGGCCTCCGCGGAGGACTGGTTCAAGAGCCACCGCGCCCGCTGGGCGCAGCGCCTGGATGCCTTGGGTGCATTGCTGGAGGAGCCCGAAGAGAACGCAGTCCCCACCCCACCCCGGAGGAAGAGATGA